The Panicum hallii strain FIL2 chromosome 9, PHallii_v3.1, whole genome shotgun sequence genome has a window encoding:
- the LOC112875340 gene encoding alpha-galactosidase-like, whose protein sequence is MAGVASNRRRRGWPPARLVLLVVVAVAMACVAAQGKVVHVEEPHRRSMLANGLGSAPPMGWNSWNHFQCDGNGEVVIRETADALVSTGLAALGYKYVNIDDCWAEPKRDAMGNLVANTRTFPHGIKALADYVHSKGLKLGIYSDAGFQTCAKVQPGSLGHEEQDAGTFAAWGVDYIKYDNCNNGDLKPLERYPEMSKALMKAGRPIYFSLCEWGDMHPARWGAAYGNSWRTTNDIADTWESMIATADQNEVWAEYARPGGWNDPDMLEVGNGGMTNSEYVVHFSLWAISKAPLIIGCDVRHMSQETYDILANREVIAVNQDPLGVQGKKVRMEGSNEIWAAPLSDYRTAVVLLNRHATDEATITAHWDDVGLPAGTAVEARDLWLHKTLDAAFTDRMAFDVAPRSCRMFVLKPRHR, encoded by the exons ATGGCGGGTGTCGCCAGTAATCGTCGTCGTCGTGGGTGGCCGCCGGCGAGGCTAGTGCTGCTGGTGGTCGTGGCGGTGGCCATGGCCTGCGTCGCGGCGCAGGGCAAGGTTGTGCACGTGGAGGAGCCGCACCGGCGGAGCATGCTGGCCAATGGCCTCGGCTCCGCTCCTCCCATGGG GTGGAACAGCTGGAACCACTTCCAGTGCGACGGCAACGGCGAGGTGGTCATCAGGGAGACCG CTGACGCACTCGTGTCGACCGGGCTCGCTGCTCTCGGCTACAAATACGTCAACATCG ATGACTGCTGGGCCGAGCCAAAACGTGATGCAATG GGTAATCTGGTGGCCAACACGAGGACCTTCCCGCACGGGATCAAGGCGCTGGCGGACTACGTCCACAGCAAGGGGCTCAAGCTCGGGATCTACTCCGACGCCGG GTTCCAGACCTGCGCCAAGGTCCAGCCCGGCTCCCTCGGCCACGAGGAGCAGGACGCCGGAACCTTCGCGGCATGG GGAGTCGATTACATCAAGTACGACAACTGCAACAACGGCGACCTCAAGCCGCTGGAGAG GTACCCCGAGATGAGCAAGGCCCTGATGAAGGCGGGCCGGCCGATCTACTTCTCGCTGTGCGAATG GGGCGACATGCACCCGGCGCGGTGGGGCGCGGCCTACGGCAACAGCTGGAGGACCACCAACGACATCGCCGACACGTGGGAAAG CATGATCGCGACGGCGGACCAGAACGAGGTGTGGGCGGAGTACGCGCGCCCCGGCGGCTGGAACG ATCCGGACATGCTGGAGGTGGGCAACGGGGGGATGACGAACAGCGAGTACGTCGTGCACTTCAGCCTCTGGGCGATCTCCAAG GCGCCGCTCATCATCGGCTGCGACGTGAGGCACATGTCGCAGGAGACGTACGACATCCTGGCCAACAGGGAGGTGATCGCCGTCAACCAAG ATCCGCTCGGCGTGCAGGGGAAGAAGGTGAGGATGGAGGGGAGCAACGAGATCTGGGCGGCGCCGCTGTCCGACTACCGGACGGCGGTGGTGCTGCTGAACCGGCACGCGACGGACGAGGCCACAATCACCGCGCACTGGGACGACGTCGGCCTCCCCGCCGGCACCGCTGTCGAGGCCAGGGACCTGTGGCTG CACAAGACGCTGGACGCCGCGTTCACGGACAGGATGGCGTTCGACGTCGCGCCGCGGTCGTGCAGGATGTTCGTGCTCAAGCCCAGGCACCGGTGA